The genomic interval GTTCCCCAACCTCCTGGTCAACGGGGCCTCCGGGATCGCGGTGGGCATGGCCACGAACATGGCGCCCCACAACCTGGTCGAGGTGATCGCCGCGGCCCGTCATCTGCTCGCCCACCCCGACGCGTCGCTCGAGGACCTCATGCGCCTCGTGCCCGGCCCCGACCTGCCCACGGGCGGCCGCATCGTCGGGCTCGACGGGATCCGCGACGCCTACCGGACCGGCCGCGGCTCGTTCCGGATCCGGGCGACCGCGCGCATCGAGAACGTGACGAGCCGCAAGAAGGGCATCGTCGTCACCGAGCTGCCCTACCTGGTGGGCCCCGAGAAGGTGGCCGAGAAGCTGCGCGACGCCGTCCAGGCCAAGAAGGTCCAGGGCATCAGCGACTACCAGGACCTCACGGACCGCCACCACGGCCTGCGCCTCGTGATGACGGTGAAGTCCGGCTTCAACCCGGAGGCCGTGCTCGAGCAGCTCTACAAGCACACGCCGATGGAGGACTCCTTCGGCATCAACAACGTCGCCCTCGTGGACGGCCAGCCGCGCACGCTCGGCCTCGTGGCGCTGCTCGAGGTGTTCATCGCCCATCGCCTCGAGGTGGTGCGGCGCCGCACCGAGCACCGCCTGGGGCGCCGCCGGCACCGGCTGCACCTCGTCGAGGGCCTGCTGATCGCGATCCTCGACATCGACGAGGTCATCCAGATCATCCGCTCGAGCGACGACGCCGAGACCGCGCGCACCCGCCTCATGCAGGTGTTCGACCTGTCCGAGGTCCAGGCCGAGTACATCCTCGAGCTGCGCCTGCGGCGCCTGACGAGGTTCTCCCGCATCGAGCTCGAGGGCGAGCGGGACGAGCTGCGCGCCGAGATCGAGCGCCTCGAGGAGATCCTCGGCTCCGACGAGGTGCTGCGCGCCCTCGTGTCCGCCGAGCTCGCCCAGGTCGCCGCCGAGCACGGCACCCCGCGGCGCACGGTGCTGCTCGAGGCCTCGGCCCAGCCCGTCGCGGCCCTCGGCGCCGACCTCGAGGTCGCGGACGAACCGTGCCGGGTGCTGCTGACCGGCACGGGCCTCGTGGCCCGGCTCGCGGGCGACGAGCCGCTCGTGCGCGACGGCGGCCGCAGCGCCCACGACGTCGTCGTCGCGGAGGTCCTGACCTCGGCGCGCGCGACCGTCGGCGTGGTCACGAGCGCGGGCCGTCTGCTGCACCTCTCGGTCGTCGACCTGCCCGCGATCGCGCCCACCGCGGGCCCGCCCTCCCTCGCGGGCGGCGCCCGCCTCGCCGATCTCGTGGCCCTCGAGCGCGGCGAGCGGATCGTCGCGCTCGTGCGCGCGGCCGCCGGGGACCTCGAGCGGGGCGGCGGCTTCGCGCTCGGCACCCGCGACGGCGTGGTCAAGCGCGTGACGCCGGACCTCCCGCGCGGCGACGGCTTCGAGATCATCGCGCTCAAGGGCGACGACGAGGTGGTCGGCGCCGTGGACCTCGAGTCCGATCAGGACCTCGATCTCGTGTTCGTGACGACCGACGCCCAGCTCCTGCACTTCCCGGCCTCCGGGGTGCGCCCGCAGGGCCGCGGCGCGGGCGGCGTAGCGGGCGTCAAGCTCGCCGCCGGCGCGCGGGTCCTCGCCTTCACGGCCGTCGACGTGACCCGCGAGGCGGAGGTGGTGACGATCGCGGGCAGCGCTGGCGCGCTCCCGACCACCCAGACCGGCTCGCTCAAGGTCACCGCGCTCACGGAGTACCCCGCCAAGGGGCGTGCCACGGGCGGCGTGCGCTGCCACCGCTTCCTGCGGGGCGAGGACGCGCTCATCGGCGCGTGGGTGGTCCCCTCGCCCGCCCGCGCCTGCTCGGAGGCCGGCCAGCCGATCGACCTCCCGGCCCCGTTGGGACGGCGCGACGGCTCGGGCTCGCCGGTCGCGGTGCCCGTCGCCGCCGTGGGCTGAGCGACACGACCTGCCCGCCGTGAGGCGATTCACGATCGACGACGGTGCAGGTCAGAGGCGATCCGGCCTCCGTTGCCAGGGTTCGCCCAGGACCTTTGCGCGCGGCCTGCGGGGAGCGGGCCCGACAATGGCGTCATGTCCGATCCCGGTGCGCGCCCCTCGACCCCGTCCTCGCCCCCTCCCCCGGATCACGGCGACCGGAGAGCACCCGAGCCCGAGCCCGAGTCCAAGGTCAAGACGCTCAGTCCCGCCGGGCTGGGAGTGGGCGGCGCGGCCGCCGCGACGGCCTCCGTCATCGGCGGACAGCTGGGGGTGGCCGGGACCGTCATCGGCGCGTTCCTCACCTCGGTGGTCTCGGCGGTCGCGCTCGCGCTCTACTC from Brachybacterium huguangmaarense carries:
- a CDS encoding DNA gyrase/topoisomerase IV subunit A, whose translation is MPARRTTSSSTPEGEENVDGTILDVDVTSEMETSFLEYAYSVIYSRALPDARDGLKPVQRRILYTMDTMGLRPDRGHVKSQRVVGDVMGKLHPHGDSAIYDALVRMAQPFAMRLPLVDGHGNFGSLDNGPAAARYTEARPSRAATLMTDSLDEDVVDMVPNYDNQLLQPSVLPAQFPNLLVNGASGIAVGMATNMAPHNLVEVIAAARHLLAHPDASLEDLMRLVPGPDLPTGGRIVGLDGIRDAYRTGRGSFRIRATARIENVTSRKKGIVVTELPYLVGPEKVAEKLRDAVQAKKVQGISDYQDLTDRHHGLRLVMTVKSGFNPEAVLEQLYKHTPMEDSFGINNVALVDGQPRTLGLVALLEVFIAHRLEVVRRRTEHRLGRRRHRLHLVEGLLIAILDIDEVIQIIRSSDDAETARTRLMQVFDLSEVQAEYILELRLRRLTRFSRIELEGERDELRAEIERLEEILGSDEVLRALVSAELAQVAAEHGTPRRTVLLEASAQPVAALGADLEVADEPCRVLLTGTGLVARLAGDEPLVRDGGRSAHDVVVAEVLTSARATVGVVTSAGRLLHLSVVDLPAIAPTAGPPSLAGGARLADLVALERGERIVALVRAAAGDLERGGGFALGTRDGVVKRVTPDLPRGDGFEIIALKGDDEVVGAVDLESDQDLDLVFVTTDAQLLHFPASGVRPQGRGAGGVAGVKLAAGARVLAFTAVDVTREAEVVTIAGSAGALPTTQTGSLKVTALTEYPAKGRATGGVRCHRFLRGEDALIGAWVVPSPARACSEAGQPIDLPAPLGRRDGSGSPVAVPVAAVG